The Pseudomonadota bacterium genome window below encodes:
- a CDS encoding phenylalanine--tRNA ligase subunit beta — translation MKFSFEWLKQYLDTSLSPQEIAEYLINLGLEVESLNDQSLLLTPFKIGYITETSPHPNADRLKICHVDLGQRNISKVVCGAPNARPGIWVVYAPLGTLIPATGQILKSSEIRGVLSEGMLCSQKELGLATESDGIMELSGSFTPGVSFKEATNFGEVLFDLKITPNRPDCFGVFGIARDLSAKQAGVLKTPPLPSLKGSFESPLSVTLDSKVISQNACSRFMGCLIKDVKNCESPSWLKSFLISAGLTPISALVDITNYISIGFARPLHVFDAQKISDLTVRFAKSSESFEGLNGKTYSLDPSMLVISDTSGIQSIAGILGGLSSSCTLETQDVFLEGALFDPIIIARTGQKLMIQTDARQRLERGVDPLGLSFGFQEALRLILNICGGTISHIIDLNPSPYIPRHASLTYTHIFQKTGVEISSQEAKDILCRLGFIPKQETSGTQTFEIPSWRPDIEKEEDLIEEIVRLKGFEYIPNLPLPPFSKTLERESLLTPFQEKQIFLKRLLAQRGFLECVTYSFISEKEFSYFDEKKEDLVLENPISQDMSILRPSLLPGLLKVCLKNQNQGFPSASLFELGSLFKGASPNDQVLTLSGIRKGETTPLHWKKEMRPFDLFDIKADVFSLLEAWGMSATSFQIKRESLPSYFHPHRSGALYQGAKRLLGFFGALHPTIVKAFDLDDQNPVFAFEIFLDALPSPKYVSSKKALFLSPYPKVTRDFAFILEKNEEIQPLIDAIYALNKSLIENVLVFDVYTGVGLLASQKSIALRIVLSPHQETLKDSEIKDLSQNIIEVAQKTVNATLRI, via the coding sequence ATGAAATTTTCTTTCGAATGGCTCAAGCAATACTTAGACACCTCTTTATCCCCTCAAGAAATTGCAGAGTATCTTATCAATCTTGGACTCGAGGTTGAATCTCTCAATGATCAGAGTCTCTTGCTTACTCCTTTTAAAATTGGATACATTACCGAAACATCTCCTCATCCAAATGCAGATCGCCTTAAGATTTGTCATGTTGATTTAGGACAAAGAAATATCTCTAAGGTCGTCTGCGGAGCCCCTAACGCACGACCCGGAATTTGGGTAGTTTACGCCCCTTTAGGAACTCTTATTCCTGCAACGGGGCAAATTCTTAAATCTTCTGAAATCCGTGGGGTCCTAAGTGAAGGAATGCTTTGTTCTCAAAAAGAGCTCGGCCTTGCGACGGAAAGTGACGGAATTATGGAACTTTCTGGCTCTTTTACACCCGGTGTTTCTTTTAAAGAAGCTACAAATTTTGGAGAAGTTCTCTTTGATCTTAAAATTACGCCCAACCGTCCCGATTGTTTTGGAGTTTTTGGAATTGCACGGGATCTTTCGGCAAAACAAGCAGGCGTTTTAAAAACGCCCCCTCTTCCTTCTCTGAAAGGCTCCTTTGAAAGCCCTCTTTCTGTGACATTGGATTCAAAGGTTATTTCTCAAAATGCTTGTTCTCGTTTTATGGGATGCCTAATTAAAGACGTTAAAAATTGTGAAAGCCCTTCTTGGCTTAAATCATTTCTCATTTCTGCAGGTCTCACTCCAATTTCTGCGCTTGTCGACATAACAAATTATATTTCTATTGGGTTTGCTCGTCCTTTGCATGTATTTGATGCTCAAAAAATCTCTGATCTTACCGTTCGCTTTGCAAAGTCATCCGAAAGCTTTGAAGGGCTCAATGGAAAAACCTATTCTCTTGATCCTTCTATGCTTGTTATCAGTGATACCTCGGGTATTCAAAGTATAGCAGGAATTTTAGGAGGGTTATCGTCAAGTTGTACACTTGAAACACAAGATGTATTCTTAGAGGGCGCCCTATTTGACCCAATTATCATTGCTCGAACTGGACAAAAATTAATGATTCAAACGGATGCACGTCAACGACTTGAACGCGGCGTGGATCCTTTAGGTCTTTCTTTTGGATTCCAAGAAGCTCTTCGTCTTATCCTAAATATTTGCGGTGGAACAATAAGTCATATCATTGATCTTAATCCAAGTCCTTATATCCCCCGTCATGCTTCTTTAACATACACCCACATTTTTCAAAAAACAGGGGTTGAGATTTCATCTCAAGAAGCCAAAGACATTTTATGTCGCCTTGGCTTTATTCCCAAACAAGAAACCTCAGGAACGCAGACTTTTGAGATTCCGTCTTGGCGACCAGATATTGAAAAAGAAGAAGATCTTATTGAGGAAATCGTACGGCTTAAGGGATTTGAATACATTCCTAACCTTCCTCTTCCACCCTTTTCAAAAACTTTAGAAAGAGAGTCACTCTTAACGCCCTTTCAAGAAAAACAAATTTTTTTAAAACGTCTTCTCGCCCAAAGAGGATTTCTTGAATGTGTAACCTATTCCTTTATTTCTGAAAAGGAATTCTCTTATTTTGACGAAAAAAAAGAAGATCTTGTACTTGAAAATCCAATTTCCCAAGATATGTCCATTTTAAGACCTTCTTTGCTCCCAGGTCTTTTAAAAGTATGCCTTAAAAATCAAAACCAGGGCTTTCCATCAGCTTCTTTATTTGAGCTTGGATCACTTTTTAAAGGAGCCTCTCCAAATGACCAAGTTTTAACACTTTCTGGCATCCGAAAAGGAGAAACAACGCCTCTCCATTGGAAAAAAGAAATGCGGCCTTTTGATCTTTTTGATATCAAAGCGGATGTCTTTAGTCTTCTTGAAGCATGGGGGATGTCTGCCACATCTTTCCAAATTAAAAGAGAGTCACTCCCTTCTTATTTTCATCCCCATAGAAGCGGCGCTCTTTACCAAGGAGCAAAACGTTTACTTGGGTTTTTTGGGGCCCTCCATCCAACGATCGTAAAAGCTTTTGATCTTGATGACCAAAATCCAGTTTTCGCATTTGAAATCTTTTTAGACGCGCTTCCTTCTCCGAAATACGTTTCTTCTAAAAAAGCTTTATTTTTATCGCCTTATCCAAAAGTCACACGGGATTTTGCATTCATCCTTGAAAAAAATGAAGAAATACAGCCTCTGATTGATGCCATATATGCGCTTAATAAATCTCTTATTGAGAATGTTTTAGTGTTTGATGTCTACACAGGAGTTGGGCTTCTTGCTTCTCAAAAATCAATTGCACTTCGGATTGTTTTAAGCCCTCATCAAGAAACACTTAAAGATTCTGAGATCAAGGACCTTTCTCAAAACATTATTGAGGTTGCCCAAAAAACTGTGAACGCCACCTTACGTATTTAA
- the rplT gene encoding 50S ribosomal protein L20 — protein sequence MARVKRGVTTHKRHKKILKLAKGYRGRSSTCFRVAVEKVEKGLQYAYRDRKAKKREFRALWIQRINAAVREYGMIYSQFIFGLKKAGIEMDRKVLSDLAISEKETFKGVVEEVRKALQKA from the coding sequence ATGGCACGCGTAAAAAGGGGTGTGACCACCCATAAGCGTCACAAAAAGATTTTAAAACTGGCCAAAGGATACAGAGGACGTTCAAGTACTTGTTTCCGAGTCGCTGTTGAAAAAGTTGAGAAAGGTTTACAATATGCGTATCGAGACCGTAAGGCAAAGAAACGTGAATTTAGAGCTCTTTGGATTCAACGCATCAATGCGGCTGTCCGGGAATATGGAATGATTTATTCTCAATTTATATTTGGCCTTAAAAAAGCAGGGATTGAGATGGACCGTAAAGTTCTTTCCGACTTAGCCATTTCTGAAAAAGAGACTTTTAAAGGTGTTGTTGAAGAAGTACGTAAAGCCCTCCAAAAAGCTTAA
- the pheS gene encoding phenylalanine--tRNA ligase subunit alpha, with amino-acid sequence MSSSSLILNSDALETFLQNIKKTQALSDLEDIRISILGKKGILTDHMKTMMSLSPEERRNQGAFLNIFKDKISQALETQKKILEAQALEETLKDSWEDITLPIRPSPSGKVHPLTQAKEEVLSFFTKQGFSLEEGPEIETADHNFGDLNIPEHHPARQMHDTFYLKARNPENSKEPLLLRTHTSNIQIRQFKTKKPPFRFVSIGPVYRSDYDNTHTPMFHQVELVALEKGLNMGHLKGLLTEFLKFFFNLPELEIRLRPSFFPFTEPSAEVDIGYSHKDGKIILGKADNWLEILGCGMIHPNVISNCGLDPSEIGGFAFGMGLERIAMLKYGIPDLRSFFEGDLRWLNHYGFSWGTSPSLFGSVVP; translated from the coding sequence ATGTCTTCTTCATCCCTGATTTTAAATTCTGATGCTTTGGAAACTTTTCTTCAGAATATAAAAAAAACTCAAGCTCTCTCAGATTTAGAGGACATCCGTATTTCTATCTTAGGGAAAAAAGGTATCCTAACAGATCATATGAAGACAATGATGTCTTTAAGTCCAGAAGAAAGACGCAACCAAGGTGCTTTTTTAAACATTTTCAAAGATAAAATTTCGCAAGCCCTCGAAACTCAAAAAAAGATATTAGAAGCTCAGGCGCTAGAAGAGACCTTAAAAGACTCCTGGGAAGACATTACGCTTCCTATCCGTCCTTCTCCTTCCGGCAAGGTGCATCCTTTAACGCAAGCGAAAGAAGAGGTCCTTTCCTTTTTTACAAAGCAAGGATTTTCTCTCGAAGAAGGACCAGAAATCGAGACTGCAGATCATAATTTTGGAGACTTAAATATCCCAGAACATCATCCTGCACGTCAAATGCATGATACTTTTTATCTTAAAGCTCGTAATCCTGAAAACTCTAAAGAACCCCTTCTCTTAAGAACACACACTTCTAATATTCAAATTCGTCAATTCAAAACTAAAAAACCTCCCTTTCGTTTTGTTTCTATTGGGCCTGTTTATCGCTCTGATTACGATAATACCCATACACCTATGTTTCATCAAGTTGAACTCGTTGCACTTGAAAAAGGCTTAAACATGGGACATTTAAAAGGGCTCCTAACAGAATTTTTAAAATTTTTCTTTAATTTGCCCGAACTTGAAATACGACTTCGACCTAGTTTTTTTCCTTTTACAGAGCCTTCTGCTGAAGTTGATATTGGATATAGCCATAAAGATGGAAAAATTATTTTAGGAAAAGCCGATAATTGGCTTGAAATTCTTGGATGTGGAATGATACATCCCAATGTTATTTCAAATTGTGGATTGGATCCTTCTGAAATCGGAGGGTTTGCTTTTGGAATGGGCCTTGAGAGAATTGCCATGTTAAAATATGGAATTCCAGATTTGAGGTCTTTTTTTGAAGGAGACCTAAGGTGGCTTAATCACTATGGATTTTCTTGGGGAACAAGCCCTTCTCTTTTTGGGAGTGTCGTTCCATGA